In one Nitrospirota bacterium genomic region, the following are encoded:
- a CDS encoding restriction endonuclease subunit S, with protein sequence MKKGWELKRIGQVCLVIAGQSPEGKFYNKNSTGLPFYQGKKEFTDKFIGKPTTWTTKVTKEAIKDDILMSVRAPVGPVNFSTEKICIGRGLAAIRSNGQLDKEFLFNFLVKYENEITGNTGAVFNSINKSQIEAIEIPIPPLPEQKRIVKILDKAFKAIDKAKENAEKNFANAKELFESYLNGIFSNPGKDWEEKRLGDVCKVIAGQSPEGKYYNKSGVGLPFYQGKRDFMEKIIGNPTTWTSVTTKEALKDDILMSVRAPVGPVNFSIQKICIGRGLAAIRAGDEIDKEFLFQSLIKHENEITGNEGAVFNSINKAQIEAIQIPIPPLPEQKRIVSKLDAFSAETNRLVKIYQQKITVLKELKESILQKAFKGEL encoded by the coding sequence ATGAAAAAAGGATGGGAGTTAAAAAGAATCGGCCAAGTTTGCCTGGTTATTGCCGGACAATCACCGGAAGGAAAATTTTATAATAAAAACTCTACCGGACTTCCTTTTTATCAAGGCAAAAAAGAATTCACCGACAAGTTTATTGGGAAGCCAACAACTTGGACAACAAAAGTAACAAAGGAAGCTATTAAAGATGACATTTTGATGTCTGTTCGAGCACCAGTAGGTCCAGTCAATTTCTCAACTGAAAAAATATGTATCGGGCGTGGTCTTGCGGCAATTAGAAGTAATGGCCAGTTAGATAAAGAATTCCTTTTCAATTTTTTAGTAAAGTATGAAAATGAAATTACGGGTAACACAGGTGCAGTATTTAACTCTATAAATAAATCTCAAATCGAAGCAATAGAAATCCCCATCCCCCCGCTCCCCGAACAAAAACGCATTGTAAAAATCCTCGATAAAGCCTTTAAAGCAATTGACAAGGCAAAAGAAAATGCCGAAAAGAATTTTGCCAATGCCAAAGAGCTGTTTGAGAGTTATTTGAATGGTATTTTCAGCAATCCGGGGAAGGATTGGGAGGAGAAGAGGCTGGGGGATGTGTGTAAAGTTATCGCGGGCCAATCACCAGAGGGTAAATACTATAATAAAAGCGGAGTGGGATTACCATTTTATCAGGGTAAGAGAGATTTCATGGAGAAAATTATCGGTAACCCTACTACTTGGACGTCTGTTACAACTAAAGAAGCTCTCAAGGACGATATCCTCATGTCAGTTCGTGCACCTGTTGGGCCAGTTAATTTTTCTATACAGAAGATTTGCATAGGTCGTGGTCTTGCAGCAATACGAGCAGGAGATGAAATTGACAAAGAATTTCTTTTCCAGTCTCTTATTAAACATGAAAATGAAATAACGGGCAATGAAGGTGCGGTTTTCAACTCAATAAACAAAGCACAAATTGAGGCAATTCAGATCCCCATCCCTCCGCTCCCCGAACAAAAACGCATTGTCTCCAAGCTCGACGCTTTTTCAGCCGAAACAAACCGGCTTGTGAAAATCTATCAACAGAAAATTACTGTTTTGAAAGAATTGAAGGAATCAATACTGCAAAAAGCATTTAAGGGGGAGTTGTAG
- a CDS encoding SIR2 family protein: protein MAKTINIDNDKKEIIRNLQKAVQSANLNFLFGSGCSTPVLQVLQNIEQEIEKLRSENKDNEANKKLSEFLASFLESTNILVEDQFIEKCETTEQCNLLKTFQNYRKFIQAISNILFERKSNILHKQATIFTTSYDLFIEKASESLSESVILNDGFNRTPSLTNSYTFSPKQFFNTVFNTGNLYNYQVQVPVINLVKLHGSLNWQPGANTIIQSLCYLKKADGLKDETGADKIAEFIDLFSLVLPKKDKFKETILNQTYYDLLRIYTNELDRENTLLIAEGFSFADEHILDLTKRALKNPTLKLVIFCFDKDPKEYVDKFSSFNNVDIIYSEKENLDFKMFNSILLDILPQKPDTPVDKVETRESADE from the coding sequence ATGGCAAAGACAATCAATATTGATAATGATAAAAAAGAAATAATTAGAAACCTCCAAAAAGCGGTACAGTCTGCAAATCTGAACTTCCTCTTTGGTTCCGGCTGTTCAACTCCCGTATTGCAAGTCCTTCAAAATATCGAACAAGAAATCGAAAAGCTACGTAGCGAGAATAAAGATAATGAAGCCAATAAAAAGCTCTCCGAATTCTTGGCCTCTTTTTTAGAATCTACAAACATTCTTGTTGAAGACCAATTTATTGAAAAGTGTGAAACAACAGAACAATGCAACTTACTTAAAACATTTCAAAACTATAGGAAATTCATTCAGGCAATTTCAAATATTCTTTTTGAAAGAAAAAGCAACATATTACATAAGCAGGCTACCATATTCACCACCAGCTACGATTTGTTTATTGAAAAAGCGTCTGAATCATTATCCGAATCCGTAATCCTTAATGATGGCTTTAATCGCACTCCATCACTGACAAATTCCTATACATTTTCTCCAAAGCAATTTTTCAACACGGTATTCAATACAGGGAATCTCTATAATTATCAGGTCCAGGTGCCGGTTATCAATCTGGTAAAGTTGCACGGTTCTTTAAACTGGCAGCCAGGAGCAAACACAATTATTCAATCACTATGCTATTTAAAAAAGGCGGACGGATTAAAAGACGAAACAGGCGCTGATAAAATAGCTGAGTTTATTGACCTCTTTTCTCTTGTTCTGCCTAAGAAAGATAAATTCAAAGAAACAATATTAAATCAAACCTATTATGATTTGCTTCGGATTTACACAAACGAATTGGATAGAGAAAACACCCTATTGATAGCCGAAGGTTTTTCATTTGCTGATGAACATATTTTAGATCTGACAAAACGAGCATTAAAAAACCCAACATTAAAATTGGTAATCTTCTGCTTTGATAAAGACCCTAAAGAATACGTAGATAAATTTTCATCATTCAACAATGTGGATATTATTTATTCTGAAAAAGAAAATCTTGATTTCAAAATGTTCAATTCGATTCTTTTAGATATTTTGCCTCAAAAGCCGGATACGCCGGTCGATAAAGTTGAAACAAGGGAGTCTGCCGATGAATGA
- a CDS encoding DUF87 domain-containing protein, whose amino-acid sequence MNDALIKDAVLRVGEVSGIEGRKIFITLDKNKNSSELLYDGDILKNISVGSYVEIKKGFLSIIGKAEGEKLVEDSFSYKDKENQYQYIDKNKRTLTVTLSGYIGTDGRFVGGIKELPSIGNEAFILTEEKIHTIHNLLRNETSLKINIAKTDIEEVPISFPVDGLFNSHIAIFGNTGSGKSNTLAALYQDMISALKNKPGFKNNCRFFIFDFNGEYVKSDCITNEKIIYNLTTKDDSKDKVPMTFDELMDVETLAILLEATEKTQKPFLKRALRYYKRVKESTTDKGDDDFVRYFKNILKKDIRNVLQMTNKDTAFKILDYLEEILTFFVDGDTEKELRSDIEFHNQSNGFFKKGTSIFYSTDVNEIDNTNLQKAADSADATSLNNISELNQFFIFLLLQLINDLYRYKVQVDHVLPVINRFKAKQPSIERTFQIEEDADLWKDKNTVVLNLHDVNLDMRKTIPLLMAKHIYNEHKRENNKKSLSIIIDEAHNILSKTSFRETEDWKDYRLETFEEIIKEGRKFGVFVTIASQRPNDISETIISQVHNYFIHQLINQRDLQTIGNTVSYIDKITEESIPTLPVGTCVFSGIATPMPLKLKISELPDKQKPDSHTLQFEIITEVSE is encoded by the coding sequence ATGAATGATGCTCTAATAAAAGATGCCGTTCTTCGGGTTGGCGAGGTATCCGGCATTGAAGGGCGGAAGATTTTTATAACTCTCGATAAAAACAAAAACTCCTCAGAGCTTCTTTATGATGGTGATATACTTAAAAATATTTCCGTAGGTAGTTATGTAGAAATTAAAAAAGGATTTCTAAGCATTATAGGGAAAGCGGAAGGCGAAAAACTTGTCGAAGATTCGTTTTCCTACAAAGATAAGGAAAATCAATATCAATACATTGACAAGAACAAACGCACACTTACAGTTACCCTATCCGGATACATTGGAACGGATGGACGTTTTGTCGGAGGGATCAAAGAACTTCCCTCAATTGGAAATGAAGCTTTTATCCTTACCGAAGAGAAAATTCACACCATTCACAATTTGTTAAGAAATGAAACCTCTTTAAAAATCAACATAGCCAAAACTGATATTGAAGAAGTGCCTATCAGTTTTCCTGTCGATGGCCTATTTAACAGTCATATCGCAATTTTTGGGAATACTGGAAGCGGTAAGTCAAACACACTTGCAGCTCTGTATCAAGATATGATAAGTGCATTAAAAAACAAGCCGGGGTTCAAAAATAACTGTCGTTTTTTCATTTTTGATTTTAACGGAGAATATGTAAAATCGGATTGTATTACCAATGAAAAGATTATTTATAATTTAACAACAAAAGATGACAGTAAAGATAAGGTTCCGATGACCTTTGATGAGTTAATGGATGTAGAAACGTTGGCAATTCTGCTTGAAGCGACCGAGAAAACACAAAAACCTTTTTTAAAACGAGCATTACGATATTACAAAAGAGTTAAAGAAAGTACTACAGATAAAGGAGACGATGATTTTGTAAGATATTTCAAAAATATTCTCAAAAAGGATATTAGAAATGTCCTTCAAATGACAAACAAGGATACCGCGTTTAAAATCCTTGATTATTTAGAGGAAATCCTGACATTTTTTGTTGATGGAGATACAGAAAAAGAACTTCGTTCAGACATAGAGTTTCACAATCAATCAAATGGGTTTTTCAAAAAAGGTACATCTATATTTTATTCAACAGATGTAAATGAAATAGATAATACTAACCTACAGAAAGCAGCTGACAGTGCAGATGCAACCTCATTAAACAACATATCAGAATTAAATCAATTCTTCATATTTCTACTTTTACAACTGATTAATGACTTATACCGCTACAAGGTACAGGTTGACCATGTTTTACCTGTAATAAACAGATTTAAAGCAAAGCAGCCAAGCATTGAACGTACTTTTCAAATTGAAGAAGATGCTGACCTTTGGAAAGATAAAAACACCGTTGTTTTAAATCTACATGATGTTAATCTCGATATGCGAAAAACCATTCCTCTTTTGATGGCAAAGCATATTTACAATGAACATAAACGGGAAAACAATAAGAAATCCCTCTCAATTATCATTGATGAGGCTCACAACATTTTATCCAAAACATCATTTCGGGAGACAGAAGACTGGAAAGATTACAGACTTGAGACATTTGAAGAAATAATAAAGGAAGGGCGTAAATTTGGTGTATTTGTAACTATTGCAAGCCAAAGGCCAAATGATATATCAGAAACTATTATTTCTCAGGTTCATAATTACTTTATTCATCAGCTTATCAATCAAAGAGATTTGCAAACTATCGGAAACACAGTTTCTTATATTGACAAAATTACTGAAGAATCAATTCCTACCCTACCAGTTGGAACTTGTGTTTTTAGCGGTATTGCTACACCAATGCCTTTAAAACTTAAAATTTCCGAATTACCAGATAAACAAAAGCCGGATAGTCATACATTGCAATTCGAGATAATAACGGAGGTGTCGGAATGA
- a CDS encoding Bro-N domain-containing protein: MAKNKDIEPQSKLVIFRSKKIRRLWYKNEWVFSVIDIVAALTDSANPRDYWYKMKIRVKEEDGFEPSTVCRQLKMEAPDGKKRLTDCTNTEGALRIIQSIPSPKAEPFKRWLAKVGYERIEEIENPELAQARMKEIYEQKGYPKDWIDKRLRGIAIRQNLTDEWKERGIEEQRDYAILTAEISKATFGMTPSQYRNLKNLPKTSNDNLRDHMDDLELIFTMLGERVTTEISRKEKPKTFDKSKDVAKRGGKVAGNARKETEKELGRSVISKENFLGKDDKKKLEE; this comes from the coding sequence ATGGCAAAAAACAAAGATATAGAACCACAGAGTAAGCTTGTAATATTTCGATCCAAAAAAATCCGCCGTCTCTGGTACAAAAATGAATGGGTATTTTCGGTAATAGACATCGTAGCCGCTTTAACCGATTCCGCAAATCCCCGCGATTATTGGTATAAAATGAAGATTCGAGTCAAAGAAGAGGACGGATTTGAACCGTCGACAGTTTGTCGACAGTTGAAAATGGAAGCACCGGACGGGAAAAAACGGCTTACCGACTGCACCAATACGGAAGGAGCTCTCCGCATCATCCAGTCTATCCCTTCCCCTAAAGCGGAACCCTTTAAAAGATGGCTCGCCAAAGTTGGATACGAGCGGATAGAAGAAATTGAAAATCCCGAACTTGCTCAAGCCCGAATGAAAGAGATTTACGAGCAAAAGGGCTACCCTAAAGACTGGATAGACAAAAGATTACGAGGAATCGCCATACGCCAGAACCTTACTGATGAATGGAAAGAACGAGGTATTGAAGAACAGCGAGATTATGCTATTCTAACCGCCGAGATATCCAAAGCAACCTTCGGAATGACTCCCAGTCAATATAGAAATCTAAAAAATTTGCCGAAAACGTCAAACGACAATCTGCGTGACCACATGGACGATTTGGAACTGATTTTCACCATGCTTGGCGAGCGTGTTACAACAGAGATTTCCAGGAAAGAAAAACCTAAAACTTTTGATAAAAGTAAGGATGTTGCCAAAAGAGGTGGAAAAGTAGCCGGGAATGCCAGAAAAGAGACGGAAAAAGAGCTTGGCAGAAGCGTGATTTCCAAGGAGAACTTTCTTGGCAAAGATGATAAAAAGAAGTTGGAAGAATAA
- a CDS encoding DEAD/DEAH box helicase family protein, whose product MNEAETRAELIDPALKTSGWGEVADTKVFREFHITHGKIQTGGKRSKPLIADYILSYKNVKLAIVEAKSDELEVGEGVAQAKEYAEKLKLDYTYASNGKKIYQICMKTGKEALIIAFPTPDKLWNLVHEDQNQWRDNFNNIPLEDMGGTKAPRFYQEIAVNRALNAIADGKERLLLTLATGTGKTFIAFQVAWKLFQARWNLKRDGSRRPRILFLADRNILADQAFNVFSAFPEDALVRIAPDEIKKKGRVPTNGSIFFTIFQTFMSGRDAEGKPSPYFGEYPADYFDFIIIDECHRGGANDEGNWRSIMEYFSPAVQLGLTATPKRQQNIDTYAYFGEPVYLYSLKEGINDGFLTPFKVKRIQTTLDKYIYTSDDTVIEGEVEENREYVEEDFNRIIEIKEREEKRVKIVLDEINQKEKTIIFCATQEHALAVRDLINQNKESNDPNYCHRVTANDGKRGEQHLRDFQDNEKTIPTILTTSQKLSTGVDARNIRNIVLLRPINSMIEFKQIVGRGTRLFEGKDYFTIYDFVDAYHHFLDSEWDGEPLEPEPPSEPKDPPTPKEPGENDEDGDGEEKEEWTRLKIKLKDGKEREIQHMISTSFWSADGKPISAEEFLQNLFGKLPNFFKNEDELRKIWSNPTTRSTFLKSLEEAGYGKDELANIQRLINAEKSDLFDVLEYVSFAVKPITREERVITAKPIIFARLDNRQKEFLDFVLSKYIETGVEELDQEKLPTLLELKYQSISDAEEALGGVDKIKKIFIAFQEYLYARKVA is encoded by the coding sequence ATGAATGAAGCAGAAACCAGAGCCGAACTTATAGACCCCGCTTTAAAAACAAGCGGATGGGGTGAAGTTGCAGACACAAAGGTATTTCGTGAATTCCATATAACACATGGAAAAATCCAAACAGGTGGAAAAAGAAGCAAGCCCCTTATAGCGGATTATATCCTCTCCTATAAAAATGTGAAACTTGCCATAGTTGAGGCCAAAAGTGATGAGCTGGAAGTTGGAGAAGGTGTCGCACAGGCAAAGGAATATGCCGAAAAACTAAAATTGGACTATACCTACGCATCCAATGGTAAAAAGATTTACCAGATTTGTATGAAAACCGGAAAGGAAGCTTTGATAATCGCCTTCCCGACACCTGACAAATTATGGAATTTAGTCCATGAAGATCAGAACCAGTGGCGTGATAACTTCAATAATATTCCATTGGAAGATATGGGCGGAACAAAAGCGCCTCGTTTTTATCAGGAAATAGCGGTAAACAGGGCTCTTAATGCGATTGCGGACGGCAAAGAACGTTTACTTTTGACACTTGCCACCGGAACAGGTAAAACATTTATTGCTTTTCAAGTCGCGTGGAAACTTTTTCAAGCCCGATGGAATTTAAAACGGGATGGCTCCAGAAGACCGAGAATTTTATTTCTGGCAGATAGAAATATTTTAGCTGACCAGGCATTTAATGTTTTCAGCGCTTTTCCTGAAGACGCTTTGGTACGCATAGCTCCAGACGAAATAAAAAAGAAAGGCCGAGTTCCTACAAACGGCAGTATTTTCTTTACCATTTTCCAGACCTTTATGAGTGGTCGGGACGCGGAAGGAAAACCCTCTCCCTATTTTGGAGAATATCCTGCGGACTATTTTGATTTTATCATCATTGATGAATGTCATCGAGGCGGCGCTAATGATGAAGGCAATTGGCGATCCATTATGGAATATTTTTCTCCTGCCGTTCAATTGGGGTTAACCGCAACGCCAAAAAGACAGCAGAACATCGACACATACGCCTATTTCGGAGAACCTGTTTATCTTTATTCGCTCAAAGAAGGTATTAACGATGGATTTCTGACCCCATTTAAGGTAAAACGAATTCAAACAACCCTTGATAAATATATCTATACTTCCGATGATACGGTTATTGAGGGAGAGGTTGAAGAAAACAGAGAATATGTTGAAGAAGATTTTAATAGAATAATAGAAATCAAGGAGCGTGAGGAAAAAAGAGTTAAAATTGTTCTTGATGAGATCAATCAAAAGGAAAAGACGATTATCTTCTGCGCGACTCAGGAACATGCCCTTGCTGTTAGAGATTTAATCAATCAAAATAAAGAAAGCAATGACCCCAATTATTGCCACCGTGTAACAGCTAATGACGGAAAACGGGGGGAACAACATTTAAGAGATTTTCAGGATAATGAAAAGACAATCCCGACAATTCTGACTACTTCACAGAAATTATCAACCGGAGTGGATGCAAGAAATATCAGAAATATCGTTCTTTTGCGCCCGATAAACTCCATGATTGAGTTTAAGCAGATTGTGGGAAGAGGAACCCGGCTTTTTGAAGGAAAAGATTATTTCACGATATATGATTTTGTAGATGCGTATCATCACTTTTTAGATTCTGAATGGGACGGTGAGCCATTAGAGCCTGAGCCACCCTCAGAACCCAAAGACCCACCAACGCCAAAAGAGCCAGGTGAAAATGATGAAGACGGTGATGGCGAAGAAAAAGAAGAGTGGACAAGGCTTAAAATAAAATTGAAAGACGGAAAGGAAAGAGAAATTCAGCACATGATTTCGACTTCTTTCTGGAGCGCTGACGGAAAACCGATTTCTGCAGAAGAGTTTTTACAAAACCTATTTGGAAAATTACCCAATTTCTTTAAAAACGAAGATGAGCTCAGAAAGATATGGTCTAATCCAACAACAAGAAGCACTTTCTTAAAAAGCCTTGAAGAAGCAGGATACGGGAAGGATGAGCTTGCAAATATTCAAAGACTGATAAATGCTGAGAAAAGCGATTTATTCGATGTTTTGGAATATGTATCCTTTGCCGTTAAGCCAATAACCAGAGAGGAAAGAGTAATAACCGCCAAACCAATCATCTTTGCCAGACTGGATAATAGACAAAAAGAATTTCTGGATTTTGTATTATCGAAATACATTGAAACAGGGGTTGAAGAACTTGACCAGGAAAAATTACCTACTCTTTTGGAATTAAAATATCAATCAATTTCAGATGCGGAGGAAGCACTTGGAGGAGTTGATAAAATTAAGAAAATATTTATTGCTTTTCAGGAATACTTATATGCAAGAAAAGTGGCTTAA
- a CDS encoding BrnT family toxin — MDIFDLLLKCTGFEWDEHNAEKNRQKHHVTPSECEEIFFNRPLVVTDDIKHSEKENRFYALGHTDTGRLLFVVFTVRRSNIRVISARDMNRKERKVYQSHE; from the coding sequence ATGGACATATTTGACCTCTTGCTGAAATGCACCGGGTTTGAGTGGGACGAGCACAACGCTGAAAAGAACCGGCAGAAGCATCATGTTACGCCGTCGGAGTGCGAGGAGATTTTCTTTAACCGGCCTCTGGTGGTTACAGATGACATCAAACATTCGGAGAAGGAAAACCGCTTCTATGCCCTCGGTCATACTGACACGGGAAGACTGTTGTTCGTAGTCTTTACGGTACGCAGGAGTAATATCCGTGTGATTTCAGCAAGGGACATGAATCGCAAGGAAAGGAAGGTGTATCAATCTCATGAGTAA
- a CDS encoding BrnA antitoxin family protein, translating into MSKKIPSFKNEDEEREFWATHDSTEYMEWKKAKRVVLPELKPSLKTISLRLPESMLEELKLLAHKKDVPYQSLLKIFLSEKIREELKAH; encoded by the coding sequence ATGAGTAAGAAAATACCGAGTTTCAAAAACGAAGACGAGGAGAGGGAATTCTGGGCCACCCACGACTCGACCGAGTATATGGAGTGGAAGAAAGCAAAGCGGGTTGTGCTTCCGGAGCTCAAACCCTCGCTGAAGACCATCTCCCTCAGGCTCCCGGAGTCGATGCTTGAGGAATTGAAGCTCCTTGCCCACAAAAAGGATGTCCCTTACCAGTCGCTTCTAAAGATTTTTCTTTCGGAAAAAATACGGGAGGAGCTGAAAGCACACTGA
- a CDS encoding TRC40/GET3/ArsA family transport-energizing ATPase — protein sequence MTKYIFFSGKGGVGKTTMASATAIHYALTGKKTLIVTTDPASNLADVFEQEIGHKVTPVRGDLKNLFAMEIDPDEATREYREGIIGPYRELMPADVIASLEENLSGPCTTEMAAFDRFIDFMETDEYDVIVFDTAPTGHTIRLLELPVDWSRHIEEASKGSGQTCLGPVQSLQDSKDKYDRATALLRDPERTTFIFVMRPDELSLYETLRASGELETIGIKSGEIIINGILPREVCEVEFFRKKHDAQQKVISETEDAIEKPKRYMFLRDYEVKGVDALKSIAEELVAKNHQSLIPTLANGGEMGFSHEEYRSALTIAKPDIDALFLPDGQTKAIFFTGKGGVGKTTISCIASLYIAQKGFKTLLVTTDPAAHIGEVLDVKVGSEPSRVTDNLHAVMVDQEAAFKEYKERVLNEARGKYSEDMIAAMEEELNSPCTEEMAAFDRFIQFIESTEYEVVVFDTAPTGHTLRLLDLPFDYARQVEMMAGGTEVKEKAGIRFKNIIRILKDRNQTVFCLVLYPESTPITESYRAMLDLKDAGIETQLVVANMVLPEEVCTNNFFRGRRQMQLGYLEEITERFDLPVLRFPLLQDEIKGLEKLSDAAELLPG from the coding sequence ATGACAAAATATATCTTTTTTTCAGGCAAGGGTGGTGTCGGCAAGACCACCATGGCCTCTGCCACTGCCATTCATTATGCACTGACAGGTAAAAAAACACTGATAGTTACCACTGATCCTGCATCCAACCTTGCTGACGTTTTTGAGCAGGAGATAGGACATAAGGTAACTCCGGTCAGGGGGGATTTAAAAAATCTCTTTGCCATGGAGATTGACCCTGATGAGGCAACAAGAGAGTACAGGGAGGGGATAATCGGCCCATACAGGGAACTTATGCCGGCGGATGTAATTGCGTCCCTGGAAGAAAATCTCAGCGGTCCCTGTACAACGGAGATGGCTGCCTTTGACAGGTTTATAGACTTCATGGAGACTGACGAATATGATGTGATTGTCTTTGACACTGCCCCGACAGGACACACGATAAGACTTTTGGAACTCCCTGTGGACTGGTCACGTCATATTGAGGAGGCTTCAAAAGGCTCCGGGCAGACCTGCCTTGGCCCTGTTCAGTCCCTTCAGGACTCAAAGGACAAATACGACCGGGCAACTGCACTTTTGAGGGACCCTGAAAGGACAACCTTTATCTTTGTAATGAGGCCTGATGAGCTGTCCCTTTATGAGACTTTGCGGGCATCAGGGGAGCTTGAGACTATCGGCATCAAATCAGGAGAGATAATCATTAACGGTATCCTGCCCAGGGAGGTCTGCGAGGTTGAATTTTTCAGGAAAAAGCATGATGCACAGCAGAAGGTAATCAGCGAAACTGAAGACGCAATAGAGAAGCCGAAACGATACATGTTCCTGAGGGATTACGAAGTAAAAGGGGTTGATGCATTGAAAAGCATAGCCGAAGAATTGGTTGCAAAAAATCACCAATCTTTAATTCCTACTTTGGCAAATGGAGGGGAGATGGGATTTTCACATGAAGAATACAGATCAGCCCTCACAATTGCAAAGCCGGATATCGACGCCCTCTTCCTGCCGGACGGGCAGACAAAGGCAATCTTTTTCACCGGCAAGGGTGGCGTAGGCAAGACCACTATATCCTGCATTGCATCACTTTATATTGCACAAAAGGGTTTTAAGACCCTCCTTGTAACAACAGATCCTGCAGCCCATATCGGGGAAGTCCTTGATGTAAAGGTCGGGAGTGAGCCGTCAAGGGTTACCGATAATCTTCATGCAGTCATGGTTGACCAGGAAGCGGCTTTCAAAGAGTACAAGGAAAGGGTATTGAACGAGGCAAGGGGGAAATACTCAGAGGATATGATTGCCGCTATGGAGGAGGAGCTGAACTCACCATGCACGGAAGAAATGGCAGCCTTTGACAGGTTCATACAGTTTATAGAGAGCACGGAGTATGAAGTGGTTGTCTTTGATACTGCGCCAACGGGCCACACGCTGAGACTCCTTGATTTGCCTTTTGATTATGCCAGGCAGGTGGAGATGATGGCAGGTGGTACGGAAGTGAAGGAGAAAGCCGGCATCCGCTTTAAAAACATCATCCGCATACTCAAAGACAGGAATCAAACAGTCTTCTGCCTCGTCCTCTATCCCGAGTCCACGCCCATAACAGAGTCCTACCGTGCCATGCTTGACCTGAAAGACGCAGGGATTGAGACACAATTGGTAGTGGCAAATATGGTACTGCCGGAGGAAGTCTGCACAAATAATTTCTTCAGGGGACGGAGGCAAATGCAACTGGGTTATCTGGAGGAAATTACAGAGAGATTCGATCTGCCCGTGCTCAGGTTTCCGCTACTGCAGGATGAGATAAAGGGGCTTGAGAAACTGAGTGATGCTGCAGAGCTGCTGCCGGGTTAG
- the arsD gene encoding arsenite efflux transporter metallochaperone ArsD, whose translation MKIEIYDPPMCCSSGLCGPALDPVLVKMNDAVLALKKQGVEVERFNLAQQPKAFMENPDVKPLISKDGKNILPVTIVNGTVFKTGGYPAYEELCRALGIEPVRQGKPIPLKMMQ comes from the coding sequence ATGAAGATCGAAATCTATGATCCACCGATGTGCTGCTCTTCGGGGCTGTGCGGACCGGCACTTGATCCGGTACTGGTCAAGATGAATGACGCTGTGCTGGCATTGAAAAAACAGGGCGTTGAAGTGGAAAGATTCAACCTTGCCCAGCAGCCGAAGGCGTTTATGGAAAACCCGGATGTAAAACCGCTGATTAGCAAAGACGGCAAAAATATACTGCCGGTTACCATTGTAAACGGTACTGTCTTTAAGACAGGCGGGTATCCAGCATACGAGGAGTTGTGCAGGGCTCTCGGGATTGAGCCGGTAAGGCAGGGAAAACCGATACCCTTAAAGATGATGCAGTAA